In Candidatus Nitrosotenuis uzonensis, a single window of DNA contains:
- a CDS encoding DNA-binding protein, giving the protein MVTTEQAKNMRNRIDIEGTIERMEEPRTVNLKTGGTTEVCNAYLVDEVGEIKITLWGEDIAKVKNGSKVAFKNAYTSTFKNEVSLAKGKYGELIVKD; this is encoded by the coding sequence GTGGTAACCACAGAACAAGCAAAAAACATGCGAAACAGAATAGACATCGAAGGAACCATAGAAAGGATGGAAGAACCACGAACGGTTAATCTAAAGACTGGCGGAACTACCGAGGTCTGCAATGCATACCTTGTCGATGAAGTAGGCGAGATCAAGATAACCTTGTGGGGGGAAGACATCGCCAAAGTTAAGAACGGCTCGAAAGTAGCGTTCAAGAACGCATATACCAGTACATTCAAAAATGAAGTATCGCTTGCAAAAGGAAAATACGGCGAGCTAATCGTAAAAGATTAG
- the hemA gene encoding glutamyl-tRNA reductase, with product MEMSNIINARVTFRNSPIHILEKFTFKDLDSAYESFKKHSGLNEIVILQTCNRVEIFGSTKEMNIGKIKKTWASLSGLEEVAFNENFEISSDDEVYEHLLKLTSGLDSMVLGEEQILGQVKEAMITAKEMRTSGEYLNTLFDKAIKIGTRVRNATGINKGTISVGSMAVKLAEENIDDLKTKNILLIGTGEAATLVAKSLNKRGYRFFVTSRTLQRSQAFSETVGGIPIGFEDVLSGFSNYDVLFVATIAPYFLVTYDRIRDAMKTKKTGMMILDLSNPRTVDEKVATIGGIKMMNLDQIAEMVDKNIKYRSNQRTSAEKIINEEAAVLRAQMRRLEVEPVVKEIFKDIDMKRAKELEKALRMLGETDQSKIKIIDDLTKAIVEGIISTPMNNLRRASEQEDEDILSAATKIFDYKKKD from the coding sequence ATGGAAATGAGCAACATAATAAACGCGCGTGTTACATTCAGGAATTCGCCAATCCACATTCTAGAAAAGTTTACTTTCAAGGATTTAGATTCTGCGTACGAGTCGTTCAAAAAACATTCTGGTCTAAACGAAATAGTAATCCTGCAGACATGCAATAGGGTAGAGATATTTGGTTCCACCAAGGAAATGAATATAGGCAAAATCAAAAAGACGTGGGCCTCGCTGTCAGGTCTCGAAGAAGTTGCATTTAATGAAAATTTCGAGATCTCATCAGATGATGAGGTTTACGAGCACTTGCTGAAGCTTACATCGGGCCTTGATTCCATGGTTTTGGGCGAAGAGCAGATTCTTGGCCAAGTAAAGGAAGCCATGATCACTGCAAAGGAGATGAGAACGTCAGGAGAATACCTCAACACGCTTTTTGACAAGGCAATCAAAATCGGTACGCGTGTTAGAAATGCAACTGGAATCAACAAGGGAACAATCTCGGTTGGTTCGATGGCAGTCAAGCTGGCCGAAGAAAACATCGATGACCTGAAGACTAAGAATATTTTGCTTATTGGAACTGGTGAGGCTGCAACACTTGTAGCAAAATCTCTAAACAAGAGAGGTTACAGGTTTTTTGTCACAAGTAGAACGTTGCAGCGTTCGCAGGCGTTCTCAGAGACGGTTGGCGGCATACCAATAGGATTTGAGGATGTACTTTCCGGATTTTCAAACTATGATGTATTGTTTGTGGCAACAATAGCTCCGTACTTTCTTGTAACGTACGATAGAATCAGAGATGCCATGAAAACAAAAAAGACAGGCATGATGATATTGGACCTTTCCAACCCACGAACTGTAGACGAGAAAGTGGCCACGATTGGCGGAATCAAGATGATGAACCTTGATCAGATAGCTGAAATGGTTGACAAGAACATCAAGTATCGTTCAAACCAGCGCACAAGCGCAGAAAAAATAATTAACGAAGAGGCGGCAGTACTAAGAGCACAGATGAGAAGATTGGAGGTGGAGCCAGTAGTCAAAGAGATCTTTAAGGACATAGATATGAAAAGGGCCAAGGAGCTTGAGAAGGCTCTTCGTATGCTTGGCGAGACGGACCAATCAAAAATCAAAATAATTGACGATCTAACCAAGGCCATAGTAGAAGGGATAATATCAACTCCGATGAACAACCTGAGACGGGCCTCGGAGCAAGAAGATGAGGATATCCTCAGCGCAGCTACAAAGATTTTTGATTATAAGAAAAAAGACTAG
- a CDS encoding HD domain-containing protein: MNKIDELQSYVRERIQNDPAHDFDHIMRVYNNAKMIAKHEKVDLHLVLVATLLHDIVTFPKSDRRSKTASVRSAKEAQKILKKQGYSKKDIAIICDAIRDHSYSRNKIPKTMVGKILQDADRLDALGAIGIARTFAVGGAESRLIYNRLDPFCQKREPDDKSWTVDHFYRKLLVLEKKMNTKFAKKEARKRTKVMRDFLLELKREI; the protein is encoded by the coding sequence ATGAACAAGATAGACGAACTGCAGTCATATGTCAGAGAAAGGATACAGAACGATCCTGCACATGATTTTGATCACATAATGCGTGTATACAACAACGCCAAGATGATTGCCAAACACGAGAAGGTGGATCTTCATCTGGTACTGGTTGCAACATTATTGCATGACATTGTGACCTTTCCAAAGTCTGATAGGCGATCGAAAACAGCATCAGTCAGAAGTGCAAAAGAGGCGCAAAAGATTCTGAAAAAACAAGGATATTCAAAAAAGGACATTGCCATAATATGTGATGCAATAAGGGATCACAGCTATTCAAGGAACAAGATACCTAAAACAATGGTGGGTAAAATTCTTCAAGATGCTGATAGACTTGATGCACTTGGAGCGATAGGAATCGCAAGAACTTTTGCTGTCGGCGGTGCAGAATCAAGACTGATTTACAACAGATTAGATCCGTTTTGTCAAAAGAGAGAGCCCGACGACAAGTCGTGGACTGTGGATCATTTCTATCGTAAATTATTGGTTTTGGAAAAAAAGATGAACACCAAGTTTGCAAAAAAGGAAGCACGCAAAAGAACCAAAGTCATGAGGGATTTTCTGCTTGAACTAAAGCGTGAAATCTAG
- a CDS encoding precorrin-2 dehydrogenase/sirohydrochlorin ferrochelatase family protein, whose protein sequence is MIVDLNLKGRLVIVVGAGGEGLKKVNSLLTQDCQILVISDSASSQILKLAKEGKIEFKKMKLENAKFLTEYDPILIMAATDDRELNRKIVQQAKSMRCYAYAADDPEVSDFAHPSVINIEDTVQIAISTGGRSPAMARKLKLKVEKIFKDAINKEDIYQIKLQKIARDAAKQKIPTVIQRKKFLYSVLNNNKIKQLLKEDDLPSAQREVMNMLEGWK, encoded by the coding sequence GTGATTGTAGACCTAAACCTAAAAGGCAGATTGGTCATAGTAGTCGGTGCGGGCGGCGAAGGGCTAAAAAAGGTCAACTCACTTCTCACTCAGGATTGCCAAATTCTCGTAATATCAGATAGTGCAAGCTCTCAAATTCTAAAGCTTGCCAAGGAAGGCAAGATTGAATTCAAGAAAATGAAACTTGAGAATGCCAAATTCCTCACAGAGTACGATCCAATTCTTATCATGGCTGCAACTGATGACCGAGAGCTTAATCGAAAGATAGTGCAGCAAGCAAAGTCGATGAGGTGCTACGCTTATGCGGCCGATGATCCTGAAGTCTCCGATTTTGCTCATCCCTCAGTGATAAACATAGAAGATACAGTTCAGATAGCCATATCTACAGGTGGTAGGAGCCCTGCAATGGCGCGTAAGCTAAAGCTAAAGGTGGAGAAAATATTCAAAGATGCCATAAATAAGGAAGATATCTATCAAATAAAATTGCAGAAAATAGCGCGTGATGCTGCAAAACAAAAGATCCCAACTGTTATCCAGCGAAAAAAATTCCTCTACTCTGTTTTAAATAACAACAAGATAAAACAGTTATTAAAAGAAGATGACTTGCCAAGTGCACAAAGAGAAGTAATGAATATGCTAGAGGGATGGAAATGA
- the hemB gene encoding porphobilinogen synthase — protein MSAPFPTRRLRRLRKNEKMRNLVQEVTFSVNDLICPVFVQENLKSRTFVESMPDIQRLPLSDVTQEVQSIKDLGIPAIMLFGIPEKKDEYGTGAFADDGIVQKAASEIRKSFGDSMVIMSDVCLCQYTSSGHCGILNGNIIDNDSSLMTLSRIALSQAASGVDIVSPSAMMDGQVKAIRNALDEKGFSDVGIMSHSAKHRSSFYNPFRDAADCAPQFGDRKTYQVPFTNPREAMREIEMDVSEGVDIVMVKPALSYLDLIAKTRERFNVPVSAYSVSGEYALVKGAAKQGWINEDEIMAEILYSIKRAGADMIVTYFAKKMAEYLNR, from the coding sequence ATGTCTGCACCATTCCCTACAAGAAGGTTAAGAAGATTAAGAAAAAATGAAAAGATGCGCAACCTTGTGCAAGAAGTAACCTTTTCAGTAAACGATCTTATTTGTCCCGTATTTGTTCAAGAAAATCTCAAGTCAAGGACGTTTGTAGAATCAATGCCTGACATACAGCGTCTGCCACTCTCAGACGTCACGCAGGAAGTTCAATCGATAAAAGATCTAGGCATACCTGCCATCATGCTGTTTGGGATACCAGAAAAAAAGGACGAATATGGGACAGGTGCATTCGCAGACGACGGCATAGTACAAAAGGCAGCCTCGGAGATAAGAAAGAGTTTCGGAGACAGCATGGTAATAATGTCAGATGTGTGTCTCTGCCAGTATACATCCTCAGGTCACTGTGGCATATTAAATGGCAACATCATAGATAATGATTCAAGCCTGATGACGCTCTCCAGAATTGCATTAAGCCAGGCAGCGTCTGGCGTAGACATCGTATCACCATCTGCCATGATGGATGGGCAAGTAAAGGCCATCCGGAATGCACTAGATGAAAAAGGCTTCTCAGATGTTGGAATCATGTCGCACTCTGCAAAACACAGATCATCGTTTTACAACCCATTCAGAGATGCAGCTGATTGCGCGCCACAGTTTGGCGATAGGAAGACATACCAAGTGCCTTTCACCAACCCAAGAGAAGCTATGCGGGAAATCGAGATGGATGTGAGTGAGGGAGTGGACATAGTCATGGTAAAACCGGCTCTATCCTATCTTGATCTTATTGCAAAGACAAGAGAGAGATTCAACGTTCCTGTATCCGCATACAGTGTGTCAGGCGAATATGCACTCGTCAAAGGTGCAGCCAAACAAGGCTGGATTAACGAAGACGAAATAATGGCCGAAATACTATATTCAATAAAGCGTGCAGGTGCGGACATGATAGTCACATATTTTGCAAAAAAGATGGCCGAGTATCTTAACAGATGA
- a CDS encoding Lrp/AsnC family transcriptional regulator: protein MAQLDTLDKEILNEIQWSFPLVAEPYRELAIRFNIPVDEMKRRILAMKESGILRQLSAIFDTRRLGYKSSLVAMAIDSDKLDYVANQINRHPGVSHNYERNHEYNLWFTLATPPGSDLKTEVDKFSKLSGIRKVRLLPTIKLFKIGVKLDMVDDKKKQVAPTEEKKKIHETKFVPTEEDKEFIRQLQKDLPVIDRPFLPAAQNLGMTEVQVFEKLRHYEEIGVMRRYAAILRHRDAGFVANGMIVWRVPEDRIEQVGATLGSFPQISHCYQRPVYADWPYNVFSMVHCKSVSEAEDMAKEIQKHINVDDYRILFSSREFKKTRVEYFVEHEFTLEETIPA, encoded by the coding sequence ATGGCCCAGCTGGACACGCTTGATAAGGAGATACTAAATGAAATACAGTGGTCATTTCCGTTGGTCGCAGAACCGTATAGGGAACTAGCTATACGATTCAACATCCCGGTAGATGAGATGAAAAGACGCATTCTTGCCATGAAAGAGAGTGGAATACTAAGACAGCTATCGGCAATCTTTGACACACGAAGACTTGGCTACAAAAGTTCACTGGTGGCCATGGCAATAGACTCTGACAAGCTCGATTACGTTGCAAATCAAATCAATAGACATCCTGGCGTGAGCCACAATTATGAGAGAAACCACGAATACAATCTTTGGTTTACACTTGCGACTCCTCCTGGAAGTGATCTTAAGACAGAAGTTGACAAATTCTCAAAGCTCTCGGGAATCCGTAAGGTCAGATTACTTCCAACAATAAAGCTGTTCAAAATCGGAGTAAAACTTGACATGGTTGATGACAAGAAAAAACAAGTGGCGCCCACCGAGGAAAAGAAAAAGATTCATGAAACAAAGTTCGTCCCAACTGAGGAAGACAAGGAATTCATAAGGCAACTACAAAAAGACCTTCCAGTAATAGACCGACCTTTCCTCCCTGCTGCACAAAACCTTGGTATGACAGAGGTTCAGGTATTTGAGAAATTAAGACACTATGAAGAAATTGGAGTAATGCGAAGATATGCTGCAATACTTAGGCACAGGGATGCAGGATTTGTAGCAAATGGCATGATTGTCTGGCGCGTACCTGAGGATAGAATCGAACAGGTTGGCGCAACACTTGGTTCATTTCCACAAATAAGCCACTGCTATCAAAGACCTGTCTATGCGGATTGGCCTTACAACGTGTTCTCCATGGTTCACTGCAAGTCGGTGAGCGAAGCAGAAGATATGGCAAAAGAAATACAAAAACACATCAATGTGGACGACTATAGAATACTATTCAGCTCACGAGAATTCAAGAAAACACGCGTGGAATATTTTGTTGAACACGAGTTCACTCTTGAAGAAACTATCCCTGCCTAG